Proteins encoded together in one Planctomyces sp. SH-PL14 window:
- the ribH gene encoding 6,7-dimethyl-8-ribityllumazine synthase, translating to MPRVIDTPLLAQNSDRFAIVVSRFNDLITGRLMEGAVSTLTRHGADEGKITVAWVPGSYELPLASEKLAASGEYEAVIALGAVIQGETTHHDYINHAMAQGLMQASQRTGVPILFGVLTCENLDQALNRAGGKVGNKGTEAALAAIEMVNLLRKLG from the coding sequence ATGCCCCGCGTCATCGACACCCCGCTCCTGGCTCAGAATTCCGATCGGTTCGCGATCGTCGTGTCGCGGTTCAACGACCTCATCACCGGACGGCTGATGGAAGGGGCGGTCTCGACGCTGACCCGTCACGGGGCGGACGAGGGGAAGATCACCGTCGCCTGGGTGCCGGGGTCGTATGAGCTGCCGCTCGCGAGCGAGAAGCTGGCCGCTTCCGGAGAGTATGAGGCGGTCATCGCCCTGGGGGCCGTGATCCAGGGGGAGACGACGCACCACGACTACATCAACCACGCCATGGCGCAGGGGCTGATGCAGGCGAGCCAGCGGACCGGCGTACCGATCCTCTTCGGCGTCCTGACCTGCGAGAACCTCGACCAGGCGCTGAACCGCGCCGGCGGCAAGGTTGGCAACAAGGGGACCGAGGCGGCGCTGGCGGCGATCGAGATGGTGAACCTGCTCCGCAAGCTCGGCTGA
- a CDS encoding glycoside hydrolase family 15 protein encodes MTNWKTTAVADWAPALKTESDVRSLIAFLEEQGTFHFPRLQNGLFSAAAGTAEDFETTGYQHIWVRDNMHIAHAHLAIGQVDVAVQCVNTLLDYFTKHRHRMTTIEAEDIDYSNPMNRPHIRFDGRTLSELEEKWAHAQNDALGYFVWLTARLARQGHLTLTADQREVVLDIVRFWDKVKYWEDEDSGHWEEVRKIAASSVGVALAALKELDAFLGEAGRAPVLQALLSRLESQGKKALDGILPAECVQADPLKNRKYDAALLFLIYPMEVVDGAMADAIIANVEKHLMGPIGIRRYIGDSYWCADYKTLLSTELRTADFSDDLEARNALLREGMEAQWCIFDSIISVIYGRRYETSRSEADLARQRFFLERALKQLTPAESKFGPWKLPESYYCEKGKWVPNDITPLLWTQANLRLGLEQMAHSLSR; translated from the coding sequence GTGACGAACTGGAAGACGACCGCTGTGGCCGATTGGGCCCCCGCTCTCAAGACCGAGTCCGATGTCCGCTCGCTGATCGCGTTTCTGGAGGAGCAGGGGACATTCCACTTCCCCCGGCTCCAGAACGGGCTCTTCTCCGCGGCGGCGGGGACGGCGGAGGACTTCGAAACGACGGGCTACCAGCACATCTGGGTGCGGGACAACATGCACATCGCCCACGCCCATCTGGCGATCGGGCAGGTCGATGTCGCAGTGCAGTGCGTGAACACGCTCCTCGACTACTTCACCAAGCATCGTCACCGGATGACGACGATCGAGGCGGAGGACATCGACTACTCGAACCCGATGAACCGGCCGCACATCCGCTTCGACGGCCGGACGCTGAGCGAGCTGGAAGAAAAGTGGGCCCACGCCCAGAACGACGCCCTCGGCTACTTCGTGTGGCTGACGGCCCGGCTGGCCCGGCAGGGGCACCTGACCCTGACCGCCGATCAGCGGGAGGTCGTGCTCGACATCGTCCGCTTCTGGGACAAGGTGAAGTACTGGGAGGATGAGGACAGCGGTCACTGGGAAGAGGTCCGGAAGATCGCGGCCTCGAGCGTCGGGGTCGCTCTCGCTGCGCTCAAGGAACTCGACGCGTTCCTCGGCGAAGCGGGGCGGGCTCCGGTGCTGCAGGCGCTGCTGTCGCGGCTGGAGAGCCAGGGAAAGAAGGCTCTGGATGGGATCCTGCCGGCCGAGTGCGTGCAGGCCGATCCGCTGAAGAACCGTAAGTACGACGCCGCGCTCCTGTTCCTGATCTATCCGATGGAGGTTGTGGACGGCGCGATGGCGGACGCGATCATCGCCAACGTCGAGAAGCACCTGATGGGGCCGATCGGGATCCGCCGGTACATCGGCGACTCTTACTGGTGTGCGGATTACAAGACGCTCCTCTCGACCGAGCTGCGGACCGCCGATTTCAGCGACGATCTGGAAGCCCGCAACGCTCTTCTGCGGGAGGGGATGGAGGCGCAGTGGTGCATCTTCGATTCGATCATCTCCGTGATCTATGGGCGGCGGTATGAGACGTCTCGCAGCGAGGCGGATCTGGCTCGACAGCGGTTCTTCCTCGAGCGGGCGCTGAAGCAGTTGACGCCGGCGGAGTCGAAGTTCGGTCCGTGGAAACTGCCCGAGTCGTATTACTGCGAGAAGGGGAAGTGGGTTCCCAATGACATCACGCCGCTGCTGTGGACGCAGGCCAATCTCCGGCTTGGTCTGGAGCAGATGGCGCACAGCCTGTCTCGGTAG